The following coding sequences lie in one Apium graveolens cultivar Ventura chromosome 1, ASM990537v1, whole genome shotgun sequence genomic window:
- the LOC141677771 gene encoding protein SRC2 homolog, translating to MTLKSKPASGNALMELTVKACCIISNIVFKCSSDQYMEYRNLDITLISAKDIKNVNLISKMDVYAIVWIDGGDPGAVIRTPTHKEAGTDPKWNFHMKFTLDDAAAQQNRLTLIIRLRCQRDLGDKDIGDVRIPIKEIIGQNVGDDKEEQLLKYQVRRPDGRQKGELSLSYKFSDKIVGEQTKSKSSEEPITAYPAKYAESGPSSGYQPPQGGYPPAGYQQQGGYPPAGYPPQGAYPPAGYPQQGAPPVAGYGYPPHPYGGYPPQQGYGGYPPQQGYGFAPVQKPHKKNKLGGMGLGMGLLGGALGGMMIGDMISDAGDYSAGYEEGYEDAGGDLDF from the exons ATGACCCTCAAGTCGAAGCCTGCTTCGGG GAATGCTCTCATGGAATTGACAGTCAAGGCATGCTGCATAATTAGTAACATCGTCTTTAAG TGTTCTTCTGATCAATATATGGAATACAGAAATCTAGACATTACACTAATCTCCGCCAAAGACATTAAAAATGTCAATCTCATATCTAAGATGGATGTTTATGCTATCGTTTGGATTGACGGTGGTGATCCTGGCGCCGTCATAAGAACCCCTACCCACAAAGAAGCTGGCACTGACCCTAAGTGGAACTTTCATATGAAGTTTACCCTCGACGATGCTGCAGCTCAGCAGAACCGCTTGACATTAATCATCAGGCTCCGTTGCCAGAGGGATCTTGGAGATAAAGACATAGGAGATGTCCGTATTCCTATCAAAGAAATCATTGGACAAAATGTGGGAGATGACAAGGAAGAACAGTTGCTAAAATATCAGGTCAGAAGACCTGATGGAAGACAAAAAGGGGAGCTGAGTTTGTCGTATAAATTTAGCGACAAAATTGTAGGAGAACAGACTAAATCAAAATCTTCGGAGGAGCCCATTACTGCTTATCCCGCAAAATATGCAGAATCCGGGCCAAGTTCTGGATACCAGCCGCCACAAGGTGGTTATCCTCCTGCAGGGTATCAACAACAAGGCGGTTATCCTCCTGCAGGGTATCCGCCACAAGGTGCTTATCCTCCTGCAGGGTATCCGCAACAAGGTGCACCACCTGTAGCAGGGTATGGATATCCCCCACACCCTTATGGTGGATATCCACCGCAGCAGGGATATGGTGGTTATCCACCCCAACAAGGGTACGGGTTTGCGCCTGTGCAGAAACCTCATAAGAAGAATAAGCTCGGTGGTATGGGATTGGGTATGGGATTGCTGGGAGGTGCATTAGGTGGGATGATGATAGGGGACATGATTTCGGATGCTGGAGACTATAGTGCTGGCTATGAAGAAGGATATGAAGATGCTGGTGGTGAtcttgatttttaa